Genomic window (Vigna unguiculata cultivar IT97K-499-35 chromosome 10, ASM411807v1, whole genome shotgun sequence):
CTTTCTCGGATGATATGTTTCTTCCATGTTCtgttctaattatttttatttgtttgatcgCTCTTTCAGGGTACTGTGGATGCTGAAATCAAGAAGCTGCTACTGTTCATATACAATGGTTTTGTTACTTCTATAGTATTGATCTCTAATACTAAAATTTGTTACATTTAAAGGTATAAATAAAATCCACACGTCTTATTCAGAATTCCCTTTAAAGTTGTTTTAGCTGTCCAACGTCAACAACTCCTCCGAATAAAGCCGCGTTGTCATCTTTGCTAGGCCCTTAGACATGAGCCGAAACAACCTAGGTATATTTTCTATAACATTACGGCTGTCATTATTGTTTTACTCCTCGTAGAgagcgaaagaaaaaaaaacatatcgaAATTGTCTTTGTGTGCTCCGATAACATCGTTGCAGTTTCTTTATTAACATAGTTACGATGTATTCACTTGCTCCTACAACTCGTATCGACACCAAATTCAATCAACTTGCTTTTACCGTCTCGGTCGTGTTTCATCCAATTGAATCAATGTCTTACACTTCATCATCCTCAAAATCTAAGCCCCGATGGATATACGATGTGTTCATCAGTTTCCGGGGGCCAGACACTCGTAAGAATTTCGTTTCTCATCTGTATTCCGCTCTTGCAAATGCCGGGGTCAACACTTTTCAGGACGATGAGAAGCTTTCCAAGGGACAACGGCTAACAGAACTGTTTCATGCAATAGAAGTGTCTCAAATTTCCATTGTTGTTTTCTCCGGAAACTACATTTGCTCTACATGGTGTCTTGACGAACTCGTCAAAATCATGGAATGCCATGCTTTTAGAGGTCAAGTGGTTTTGCCAGTATTTTACGACGTTAACCCTTCGTCTCTACGTAGCCGGAGCGGTGTTTCTTACGAAGTCATTTTTGAATATGGTAGTGACCTCCACCGGGTGAAACAAGGGAAACGGAAGAAAGCACTGAGGGAAGCAGAAGGTTTGGCAGGCTGGAATGTTTCGGATTACAGGTATGCATAtgctttttgtttctttttttaattatcagattttttttctatccaTCTATTATTCTTTCTTATATGTTTTCAATTCCTAAGGATGAAATAAtatctttttcttctaatacttaatttaaatgTCTAGTGGCTTTATGGAACTTcgattttatcttattataatttgtatccattatcatttttctcttctttttctttttttttagaaatgaaaATGTTATCGTGAAGGAAATTGTTAGTGAAGTTTTGGAAAGACTAGATAGAACATGCATGTGTACCACAAACTTTCCAGTTGGATTGAAATGTCGTGTGCACAATCTAGTCTTGACATCGCTGCCTCTTGACCACCAGGCCCTTCAGCAACCTCAGTCCAACCTAACATCGTCCCAGCAGTAGCCTGCATAAGTCCAGCCTAGTCCAGCTTACAGTAGTCCAGTCTAGCCTAGTCCAGCCTGCACCAGTCCAGCCTACACCAGTCTAGTCCAATTCAATACCAGAGCCAACATAGACTGTGGGAGAGGACTCTGATTCTAATGACTATATAGACTATTACGACCATACATGACAATTATTGAGGATTAGTTTTTAGTTTGATTGAGTAATAAGAATTTGATACTACTTCACTTTATGTTTACATACATAgatattatgtttcattaatattgtgATATATGTTTACGTTTAATTTTGGAGTTAAATTAGATATATAATTGTTTGGAATGGATAAGATTTTATTATTGGCAGGTCTGTTTCGGGATATTTGTGGTTTGCAggtttgttattgtttgttgTGTGTGGTAAGCACACATGCAAAACAAACTTtgcaatttgattattatttatcgACGAATGCATCTGTCGATATTAGTTGTAATTGCTTTACCGACTGATCTTGTGTCTGTCggtaaatatttcaattaccgatggatatatatatatatatatatatatcagttaATAAATATTGCACACAAGTCAATTACAACAAAATTCCGCTAGTCAAAAATCTGTTAGTAATTACTATTTACCAACAGATATCATCAATTACCAGCAAAAATTGCCGTCAGTAGTACACGATTTACTTGTAGTGTGTGCATGTATTGTGTTTctaagaaaacaaacaaaaggtGCTTACAAACCAAAGCCATCTACAATAAAATTCGATATgaatttaaacataaaagttTCCAAGCAAATatcatatgcctcggttcatgcAAAATCTTAAAAAGATGCATATGGAACCTATGCGTCGAGTTTTGAGATAGGTGAAAGGTACCATTTATCATGGAATACTTTTCAAGAAAAATGTAAGTTGTGAAGTAATAGGATATTGCGATGCAGATTATGTTGGTGATCATGACACTCGTCGTTCGACTACTGATTATATGTTTTCACTAGGATTACGAATTGTGTCTTGGTGTGGCAAGAGACAACCAACAATTTCTTTGTCCAGTACAGAAGTCGAGTATAGAGCAGCGGGTATGGCAGCTCAGGAATGTACGTGGTTAATACAGTTGTTACAAGATTTGCATCAACCGGCTAATTATGCAGTTAAATTATATTGTGATCAGTAGTCTGCAATTCGTTTGGAAGAGAACCCTATTTTTCATGCTAGAACCAAGAATGTTGAGGTGCATTATCATTTCATTTCAGAAAAAGTGCTACGAGGTGAAATATAAATGAAGTATGTTAGTACTGAAACTGAGATTGCAGATGTATTTACCAAAGGTCTAagtaattcaaaatttgaagaGTTCAGAAGACAACTTGGTATGATCTTGTAGAGAATACTcattgagggggagtgttaaaATAACAATGCTTATTTCTCTATTTACCTTCATTTAAcgaaaaaagttattttatttatgtatttactaTATTAGTTTGAGGTGAAATTATAGTTAggtataatatttttagaaactaTAGTCATTATAAATGCATGTAACATCTTTGTGTCATCATCACATACGATCACATACAATCAATACAAGTATACAAAGAACAATTGTTATAAGGTGCTGGGCACCAACATTCTCTCCCTTccaatatttaatattcaacAAAGTTAAGGATCCATCTCATGAACAATTGAACATCACAAATCACGTTAATTTGTGGCATGACAtcaagttttatattaaatttcttgTATTCACTTGTGTTTATCCTCaatgatattaattaaaagattgcaataactttttttttagaaactaGATAATCCTTCTATGAAACACTATGTAGCAAGTGAAACAATGTGTAGCGTGTTCATGGAATAAGTTGACGTCTAGGATTAGAACAAGTCAATCAGGAAGATCTTAGCACTAAACCAAATAGAGTGCCTTTTAGAAATGCAACAACCATGGAGAGCTCTTTCTTCTCCATAAGGTAATAACTAACCtggttttataaaatattcctAGCAGAGGTAATATGTACCCTTCTTAACCAACAAAAAGTAAACAAGTATTACATAATGAAATGCGATACTTTAAGAGGATTTCTTAGTAAAATATCATATGCTAAAACGGAAAAGAATTGACAAAAGTAAACGAGAAAATAAGTGCTATAAACAGCTCAGGTAAAGCCTCGTGAAGAGTGAAACAGGGtaaaataaagatgaatttcttAACTATAAGCTTctctagagaaaaaaaaacaaggaaaggatgcaaaaaagaaaatagaaatcaaGGACACTACAATTAATTCCATAACTAAAGGGATCATGTTGTTCTTAAATAGGATAAATGACTTACCAAgtcatattataattttctttataaatctAATGAGGGAATTTTTCTTTGGCGCAAGCTCTCTTTCTAAGTCTTTTGATTCACCATATATAAGATATACAGCTGTGTTCTTGAGCACCAATCCATGACCAAAACTCACAAAAATCTCCACATTGTCTCCAAACCCTAAATTTGACATTATGCCATGCCAATCTTCAACATTAAAGGAATTTATTGTGCCATGGTTGTGTATATGGCTTGTGCACTTTGTGTAATTAACAATTAAGACACTTGTAAGACATTCGGTTACCATGATTCCAGGtgttgataaataaacaacGCACAAAATCATTCCCTTTAAGTCACGATCTCGAGGCACCGTGAAAGAAACAGACTGTCCCTCTCCCGTATAGGCCAACCAATAAGGATCATTGTCACCTGGGAGTGAAACAACACATGACTCATTGCTTGCCAATACCT
Coding sequences:
- the LOC114167374 gene encoding TMV resistance protein N-like isoform X2, translated to MYSLAPTTRIDTKFNQLAFTVSVVFHPIESMSYTSSSSKSKPRWIYDVFISFRGPDTRKNFVSHLYSALANAGVNTFQDDEKLSKGQRLTELFHAIEVSQISIVVFSGNYICSTWCLDELVKIMECHAFRGQVVLPVFYDVNPSSLRSRSGVSYEVIFEYGSDLHRVKQGKRKKALREAEGLAGWNVSDYRITNCVLVWQETTNNFFVQYRSRV
- the LOC114167374 gene encoding toll/interleukin-1 receptor-like protein isoform X1; this encodes MYSLAPTTRIDTKFNQLAFTVSVVFHPIESMSYTSSSSKSKPRWIYDVFISFRGPDTRKNFVSHLYSALANAGVNTFQDDEKLSKGQRLTELFHAIEVSQISIVVFSGNYICSTWCLDELVKIMECHAFRGQVVLPVFYDVNPSSLRSRSGVSYEVIFEYGSDLHRVKQGKRKKALREAEGLAGWNVSDYRNENVIVKEIVSEVLERLDRTCMCTTNFPVGLKCRVHNLVLTSLPLDHQALQQPQSNLTSSQQ